In Drosophila innubila isolate TH190305 chromosome 2R unlocalized genomic scaffold, UK_Dinn_1.0 1_C_2R, whole genome shotgun sequence, the following are encoded in one genomic region:
- the LOC117785475 gene encoding potassium voltage-gated channel subfamily KQT member 1-like isoform X5: MDPENDVYAFYDIRGFKGKCRPAGPIKSPQFLQPRMSLLGKPLNYNRGTHRRDARYRRMQSRLYNFLERPRGLHAIFYHVMVFLMVFTCLALSVFSTIKEYEEDAVYILFRMEIIVVIWFTMEFGARLWSSGCRSRYQGTLGRLKFIKQPFCIIDIITILASIVVLGMGTSGQVFATSALRGLRFFQILRMVRMDRRGGTWKLLGSVVYAHRQELITTMYIGFLGLIFASFLVYMWEKDVNDKFNNFAQALWWGVITLCTVGYGDMVPITWQGKLIASCCALLGISFFALPAGILGSGFALKVQQQQRQKHMIRRRQPAATLIQAVWRCYAADEHSVSVATWKIHQVALPSPPASRASSSFKHNTSFVARLPTIRRHKSQTIQAAGPDGSTLSKPPGSSRASTRYTRTIRDINASVENLEVVQNGKSMNPSFSEDSVAETTCLKNIKNSDDEDEEPRCTQLTNRHKIAIRFIRKLKYFVARRKFKEALKPYDVKDVMEQYAAGHVDLLGRVKMLHLRLDQILGKQGSKAKDVYASKISLASRVVKVERQVVDIEEKLDILIKAYMEDRDRFLALPLPANPKPKIHSISPSHSHNLHHTHNQNMIDVWKRTATLSVHPELVTTAASSAASSVDRLDANETALTSTQTMTITTDAIATQTPMPHTQHTATNTKSSVLNSYQLPPEKQQHNDVFMTELENRTKKRVTLSLHRSTSEPYSKHEQRINMPDEGAQSLDSSAKPTPPDSSIILIDEYEDFEEEDLNCEGEMEHFPSWEIDSDIGADGMDVDPDGDCDESTEDTALLHCATRTAIVITPISPVSSALNLQSLNDQTTTLNKSNLLPPDSG, from the exons ATGGATCCCGAAAACGATGTTTACGCTTTCTACGATATTCGAGGTTTCAAGGG gaaATGTAGACCGGCGGGCCCAATAAAATCGCCACAATTTCTGCAACCGCGAATGTCGCTCCTGGGGAAGCCGCTCAATTATAATCGCGGCACACATCGCCGCGATGCGCGCTACCGACGGATGCAAAGTCGACTCTACAATTTTCTGGAGAGACCGCGGGGACTGCATGCAATATTCTATCATGTGATGGT TTTTCTGATGGTGTTCACATGCCTCGCACTGAGCGTGTTTTCGACCATCAAGGAATATGAGGAGGATGCcgtgtatatattatttcgCATGGAGATCATAGTTGTCATCTGGTTTACCATGGAGTTCGGGGCGAGACTTTGGTCATCGGGTTGTCGCTCGCGCTATCAGGGAACACTGGGTCGACTTAAGTTTATAAAGCAACCATTTTGTATTATAG ATATTATCACCATTTTAGCCTCAATTGTAGTATTAGGCATGGGCACCTCTGGCCAGGTGTTTGCCACAAGTGCGTTGCGTGGTTTGAGATTCTTTCAGATACTTCGCATGGTGCGCATGGATCGGCGTGGCGGCACTTGGAAGCTGCTCGGTTCGGTTGTATACGCACATAGACAG GAGCTCATCACAACTATGTATATTGGATTTTTAGGCCTAATCTTTGCATCATTCCTAGTTTACATGTGGGAGAAGGACGTCAATGACAAGTTCAACAATTTCGCCCAGGCGTTGTGGTGGGGCGTG ATTACGCTCTGTACCGTTGGCTATGGCGACATGGTGCCCATCACCTGGCAGGGTAAATTGATTGCCTCCTGCTGTGCCCTCTTGGGCATATCCTTCTTTGCGCTGCCTGCG GGTATTCTGGGCAGCGGTTTTGCGTTGAaggtgcaacaacagcagcgtcaGAAGCACATGATTCGGCGTCGTCAGCCTGCGGCAACACTCATCCAGGCCGTCTGGCGTTGTTATGCGGCCGATGAGCATTCCGTTTCGGTTGCCACCTGGAAGATACATCAGGTGGCACTACCAAGTCCGCCCGCATC ACGGGCCTCATCCAGTTTTAAGCACAACACATCCTTTGTGGCCCGCTTGCCGACCATAAGGCGTCACAAGAGTCAGACCATCCAGGCGGCTGGTCCCGATGGCTCCACGCTGTCTAAGCCACCCGGTTCATCGCGTGCCTCCACACGGTATACTCGCACCATTCGCGATATCAACGCATCTGTTGAGAATTTGG AGGTAGTACAAAATGGCAAATCCATGAATCCAAGTTTTAGCGAAGATTCAGTTGCTGAAACAacttgcttaaaaaatattaaaaattcagaCG atgaggatgaggagccGCGTTGCACGCAGCTGACAAATCGTCACAAGATCGCCATACGCTTTATACGCAAG CTCAAGTACTTTGTTGCACGTCGCAAGTTCAAGGAGGCATTAAAGCCCTACGATGTCAAAGATGTCATGGAACAATATGCGGCGG GTCACGTGGATCTGCTGGGACGCGTCAAGATGCTGCACTTGCG TCTAGATCAAATACTGGGCAAACAAGGCTCGAAGGCGAAAGATGTGTATGCATCCAAAATCAGCTTGGCCTCGCGTGTGGTTAAAGTCGAGCGGCAG GTGGTGGACATTGAGGAGAAACTGGACATTCTCATCAAGGCCTACATGGAGGATCGTGATAGATTCTTAGCGCTTCCATTGCCCGCAAATCCAAAACCCAAAATACATTCCATTAGTCCTAGTCACAGTCACAATCTGCATCATACACACAATCAAAACATGATCGATGTGTGGAAACGGACCGCAACTCTAAGCGTACATCCCGAGCTGGTCACGACGGCTGCATCCTCGGCAGCTTCATCTGTGGATCGGCTGGACGCCAATGAGACGGCGTTGACCTCAACGCAGACCATGACGATAACAACGGATGCGATTGCCACACAAACACCAATGCCGCATACACAGCATACAGCGACCAATACTAAG TCTTCCGTGCTTAACTCATATCAGCTACCGCCTGAGAAGCAACAGCACAATGATGTATTTATGACTGAATTAGAGAATAGAACTAAAAAACGCGTTACTTTAAG CCTGCATAGATCCACATCGGAGCCATATAGCAAACACGAGCAACGCATCAATATGCCAGATGAGGGCGCACAATCCTTGGATTCCAGTGCCAAGCCAACGCCGCCAGATAGTTCAA TTATACTCATTGATGAGTATGAGGATTTCGAGGAGGAGGATCTGAACTGTGAGGGCGAAATGGAGCATTTTccatcatgggaaattgacaGCGATATTGGCGCCGATGGCATGGATGTTGATCCAGACGGTGACTGTGATGAGTCCACTGAGGACACGGCTCTTCTACACTGCGCTACGCGCACCGCCATTGTTATAACACCAATTAGCCCA GTTAGCTCCGCACTCAATCTTCAAAGTTTAAATGACCAAACAACAACgcttaataaatcaaatttgcttCCGCCAGATTCTGGTTag
- the LOC117785475 gene encoding potassium voltage-gated channel subfamily KQT member 1-like isoform X2 — MDPENDVYAFYDIRGFKGKCRPAGPIKSPQFLQPRMSLLGKPLNYNRGTHRRDARYRRMQSRLYNFLERPRGLHAIFYHVMVFLMVFTCLALSVFSTIKEYEEDAVYILFRMEIIVVIWFTMEFGARLWSSGCRSRYQGTLGRLKFIKQPFCIIDIITILASIVVLGMGTSGQVFATSALRGLRFFQILRMVRMDRRGGTWKLLGSVVYAHRQELITTMYIGFLGLIFASFLVYMWEKDVNDKFNNFAQALWWGVITLCTVGYGDMVPITWQGKLIASCCALLGISFFALPAGILGSGFALKVQQQQRQKHMIRRRQPAATLIQAVWRCYAADEHSVSVATWKIHQVALPSPPASRASSSFKHNTSFVARLPTIRRHKSQTIQAAGPDGSTLSKPPGSSRASTRYTRTIRDINASVENLEVVQNGKSMNPSFSEDSVAETTCLKNIKNSDASNQNLTHKSISLIHKLPADEDEEPRCTQLTNRHKIAIRFIRKLKYFVARRKFKEALKPYDVKDVMEQYAAGHVDLLGRVKMLHLRLDQILGKQGSKAKDVYASKISLASRVVKVERQVVDIEEKLDILIKAYMEDRDRFLALPLPANPKPKIHSISPSHSHNLHHTHNQNMIDVWKRTATLSVHPELVTTAASSAASSVDRLDANETALTSTQTMTITTDAIATQTPMPHTQHTATNTKSSVLNSYQLPPEKQQHNDVFMTELENRTKKRVTLSLHRSTSEPYSKHEQRINMPDEGAQSLDSSAKPTPPDSSIILIDEYEDFEEEDLNCEGEMEHFPSWEIDSDIGADGMDVDPDGDCDESTEDTALLHCATRTAIVITPISPVSSALNLQSLNDQTTTLNKSNLLPPDSG, encoded by the exons ATGGATCCCGAAAACGATGTTTACGCTTTCTACGATATTCGAGGTTTCAAGGG gaaATGTAGACCGGCGGGCCCAATAAAATCGCCACAATTTCTGCAACCGCGAATGTCGCTCCTGGGGAAGCCGCTCAATTATAATCGCGGCACACATCGCCGCGATGCGCGCTACCGACGGATGCAAAGTCGACTCTACAATTTTCTGGAGAGACCGCGGGGACTGCATGCAATATTCTATCATGTGATGGT TTTTCTGATGGTGTTCACATGCCTCGCACTGAGCGTGTTTTCGACCATCAAGGAATATGAGGAGGATGCcgtgtatatattatttcgCATGGAGATCATAGTTGTCATCTGGTTTACCATGGAGTTCGGGGCGAGACTTTGGTCATCGGGTTGTCGCTCGCGCTATCAGGGAACACTGGGTCGACTTAAGTTTATAAAGCAACCATTTTGTATTATAG ATATTATCACCATTTTAGCCTCAATTGTAGTATTAGGCATGGGCACCTCTGGCCAGGTGTTTGCCACAAGTGCGTTGCGTGGTTTGAGATTCTTTCAGATACTTCGCATGGTGCGCATGGATCGGCGTGGCGGCACTTGGAAGCTGCTCGGTTCGGTTGTATACGCACATAGACAG GAGCTCATCACAACTATGTATATTGGATTTTTAGGCCTAATCTTTGCATCATTCCTAGTTTACATGTGGGAGAAGGACGTCAATGACAAGTTCAACAATTTCGCCCAGGCGTTGTGGTGGGGCGTG ATTACGCTCTGTACCGTTGGCTATGGCGACATGGTGCCCATCACCTGGCAGGGTAAATTGATTGCCTCCTGCTGTGCCCTCTTGGGCATATCCTTCTTTGCGCTGCCTGCG GGTATTCTGGGCAGCGGTTTTGCGTTGAaggtgcaacaacagcagcgtcaGAAGCACATGATTCGGCGTCGTCAGCCTGCGGCAACACTCATCCAGGCCGTCTGGCGTTGTTATGCGGCCGATGAGCATTCCGTTTCGGTTGCCACCTGGAAGATACATCAGGTGGCACTACCAAGTCCGCCCGCATC ACGGGCCTCATCCAGTTTTAAGCACAACACATCCTTTGTGGCCCGCTTGCCGACCATAAGGCGTCACAAGAGTCAGACCATCCAGGCGGCTGGTCCCGATGGCTCCACGCTGTCTAAGCCACCCGGTTCATCGCGTGCCTCCACACGGTATACTCGCACCATTCGCGATATCAACGCATCTGTTGAGAATTTGG AGGTAGTACAAAATGGCAAATCCATGAATCCAAGTTTTAGCGAAGATTCAGTTGCTGAAACAacttgcttaaaaaatattaaaaattcagaCG CAAGCAACCAAAACCTAACGCACAAGTCAATCTCTCTGATTCACAAATTGCCCGcagatgaggatgaggagccGCGTTGCACGCAGCTGACAAATCGTCACAAGATCGCCATACGCTTTATACGCAAG CTCAAGTACTTTGTTGCACGTCGCAAGTTCAAGGAGGCATTAAAGCCCTACGATGTCAAAGATGTCATGGAACAATATGCGGCGG GTCACGTGGATCTGCTGGGACGCGTCAAGATGCTGCACTTGCG TCTAGATCAAATACTGGGCAAACAAGGCTCGAAGGCGAAAGATGTGTATGCATCCAAAATCAGCTTGGCCTCGCGTGTGGTTAAAGTCGAGCGGCAG GTGGTGGACATTGAGGAGAAACTGGACATTCTCATCAAGGCCTACATGGAGGATCGTGATAGATTCTTAGCGCTTCCATTGCCCGCAAATCCAAAACCCAAAATACATTCCATTAGTCCTAGTCACAGTCACAATCTGCATCATACACACAATCAAAACATGATCGATGTGTGGAAACGGACCGCAACTCTAAGCGTACATCCCGAGCTGGTCACGACGGCTGCATCCTCGGCAGCTTCATCTGTGGATCGGCTGGACGCCAATGAGACGGCGTTGACCTCAACGCAGACCATGACGATAACAACGGATGCGATTGCCACACAAACACCAATGCCGCATACACAGCATACAGCGACCAATACTAAG TCTTCCGTGCTTAACTCATATCAGCTACCGCCTGAGAAGCAACAGCACAATGATGTATTTATGACTGAATTAGAGAATAGAACTAAAAAACGCGTTACTTTAAG CCTGCATAGATCCACATCGGAGCCATATAGCAAACACGAGCAACGCATCAATATGCCAGATGAGGGCGCACAATCCTTGGATTCCAGTGCCAAGCCAACGCCGCCAGATAGTTCAA TTATACTCATTGATGAGTATGAGGATTTCGAGGAGGAGGATCTGAACTGTGAGGGCGAAATGGAGCATTTTccatcatgggaaattgacaGCGATATTGGCGCCGATGGCATGGATGTTGATCCAGACGGTGACTGTGATGAGTCCACTGAGGACACGGCTCTTCTACACTGCGCTACGCGCACCGCCATTGTTATAACACCAATTAGCCCA GTTAGCTCCGCACTCAATCTTCAAAGTTTAAATGACCAAACAACAACgcttaataaatcaaatttgcttCCGCCAGATTCTGGTTag
- the LOC117785475 gene encoding potassium voltage-gated channel subfamily KQT member 1-like isoform X3 — protein sequence MDPENDVYAFYDIRGFKGKCRPAGPIKSPQFLQPRMSLLGKPLNYNRGTHRRDARYRRMQSRLYNFLERPRGLHAIFYHVMVFLMVFTCLALSVFSTIKEYEEDAVYILFRMEIIVVIWFTMEFGARLWSSGCRSRYQGTLGRLKFIKQPFCIIDIITILASIVVLGMGTSGQVFATSALRGLRFFQILRMVRMDRRGGTWKLLGSVVYAHRQELITTMYIGFLGLIFASFLVYMWEKDVNDKFNNFAQALWWGVITLCTVGYGDMVPITWQGKLIASCCALLGISFFALPAGILGSGFALKVQQQQRQKHMIRRRQPAATLIQAVWRCYAADEHSVSVATWKIHQVALPSPPASSENWERLLKNITEYRRASSSFKHNTSFVARLPTIRRHKSQTIQAAGPDGSTLSKPPGSSRASTRYTRTIRDINASVENLEVVQNGKSMNPSFSEDSVAETTCLKNIKNSDDEDEEPRCTQLTNRHKIAIRFIRKLKYFVARRKFKEALKPYDVKDVMEQYAAGHVDLLGRVKMLHLRLDQILGKQGSKAKDVYASKISLASRVVKVERQVVDIEEKLDILIKAYMEDRDRFLALPLPANPKPKIHSISPSHSHNLHHTHNQNMIDVWKRTATLSVHPELVTTAASSAASSVDRLDANETALTSTQTMTITTDAIATQTPMPHTQHTATNTKSSVLNSYQLPPEKQQHNDVFMTELENRTKKRVTLSLHRSTSEPYSKHEQRINMPDEGAQSLDSSAKPTPPDSSIILIDEYEDFEEEDLNCEGEMEHFPSWEIDSDIGADGMDVDPDGDCDESTEDTALLHCATRTAIVITPISPVSSALNLQSLNDQTTTLNKSNLLPPDSG from the exons ATGGATCCCGAAAACGATGTTTACGCTTTCTACGATATTCGAGGTTTCAAGGG gaaATGTAGACCGGCGGGCCCAATAAAATCGCCACAATTTCTGCAACCGCGAATGTCGCTCCTGGGGAAGCCGCTCAATTATAATCGCGGCACACATCGCCGCGATGCGCGCTACCGACGGATGCAAAGTCGACTCTACAATTTTCTGGAGAGACCGCGGGGACTGCATGCAATATTCTATCATGTGATGGT TTTTCTGATGGTGTTCACATGCCTCGCACTGAGCGTGTTTTCGACCATCAAGGAATATGAGGAGGATGCcgtgtatatattatttcgCATGGAGATCATAGTTGTCATCTGGTTTACCATGGAGTTCGGGGCGAGACTTTGGTCATCGGGTTGTCGCTCGCGCTATCAGGGAACACTGGGTCGACTTAAGTTTATAAAGCAACCATTTTGTATTATAG ATATTATCACCATTTTAGCCTCAATTGTAGTATTAGGCATGGGCACCTCTGGCCAGGTGTTTGCCACAAGTGCGTTGCGTGGTTTGAGATTCTTTCAGATACTTCGCATGGTGCGCATGGATCGGCGTGGCGGCACTTGGAAGCTGCTCGGTTCGGTTGTATACGCACATAGACAG GAGCTCATCACAACTATGTATATTGGATTTTTAGGCCTAATCTTTGCATCATTCCTAGTTTACATGTGGGAGAAGGACGTCAATGACAAGTTCAACAATTTCGCCCAGGCGTTGTGGTGGGGCGTG ATTACGCTCTGTACCGTTGGCTATGGCGACATGGTGCCCATCACCTGGCAGGGTAAATTGATTGCCTCCTGCTGTGCCCTCTTGGGCATATCCTTCTTTGCGCTGCCTGCG GGTATTCTGGGCAGCGGTTTTGCGTTGAaggtgcaacaacagcagcgtcaGAAGCACATGATTCGGCGTCGTCAGCCTGCGGCAACACTCATCCAGGCCGTCTGGCGTTGTTATGCGGCCGATGAGCATTCCGTTTCGGTTGCCACCTGGAAGATACATCAGGTGGCACTACCAAGTCCGCCCGCATC TTCTGAAAACTGGGAGcgattattaaaaaacataacCGAATATAG ACGGGCCTCATCCAGTTTTAAGCACAACACATCCTTTGTGGCCCGCTTGCCGACCATAAGGCGTCACAAGAGTCAGACCATCCAGGCGGCTGGTCCCGATGGCTCCACGCTGTCTAAGCCACCCGGTTCATCGCGTGCCTCCACACGGTATACTCGCACCATTCGCGATATCAACGCATCTGTTGAGAATTTGG AGGTAGTACAAAATGGCAAATCCATGAATCCAAGTTTTAGCGAAGATTCAGTTGCTGAAACAacttgcttaaaaaatattaaaaattcagaCG atgaggatgaggagccGCGTTGCACGCAGCTGACAAATCGTCACAAGATCGCCATACGCTTTATACGCAAG CTCAAGTACTTTGTTGCACGTCGCAAGTTCAAGGAGGCATTAAAGCCCTACGATGTCAAAGATGTCATGGAACAATATGCGGCGG GTCACGTGGATCTGCTGGGACGCGTCAAGATGCTGCACTTGCG TCTAGATCAAATACTGGGCAAACAAGGCTCGAAGGCGAAAGATGTGTATGCATCCAAAATCAGCTTGGCCTCGCGTGTGGTTAAAGTCGAGCGGCAG GTGGTGGACATTGAGGAGAAACTGGACATTCTCATCAAGGCCTACATGGAGGATCGTGATAGATTCTTAGCGCTTCCATTGCCCGCAAATCCAAAACCCAAAATACATTCCATTAGTCCTAGTCACAGTCACAATCTGCATCATACACACAATCAAAACATGATCGATGTGTGGAAACGGACCGCAACTCTAAGCGTACATCCCGAGCTGGTCACGACGGCTGCATCCTCGGCAGCTTCATCTGTGGATCGGCTGGACGCCAATGAGACGGCGTTGACCTCAACGCAGACCATGACGATAACAACGGATGCGATTGCCACACAAACACCAATGCCGCATACACAGCATACAGCGACCAATACTAAG TCTTCCGTGCTTAACTCATATCAGCTACCGCCTGAGAAGCAACAGCACAATGATGTATTTATGACTGAATTAGAGAATAGAACTAAAAAACGCGTTACTTTAAG CCTGCATAGATCCACATCGGAGCCATATAGCAAACACGAGCAACGCATCAATATGCCAGATGAGGGCGCACAATCCTTGGATTCCAGTGCCAAGCCAACGCCGCCAGATAGTTCAA TTATACTCATTGATGAGTATGAGGATTTCGAGGAGGAGGATCTGAACTGTGAGGGCGAAATGGAGCATTTTccatcatgggaaattgacaGCGATATTGGCGCCGATGGCATGGATGTTGATCCAGACGGTGACTGTGATGAGTCCACTGAGGACACGGCTCTTCTACACTGCGCTACGCGCACCGCCATTGTTATAACACCAATTAGCCCA GTTAGCTCCGCACTCAATCTTCAAAGTTTAAATGACCAAACAACAACgcttaataaatcaaatttgcttCCGCCAGATTCTGGTTag
- the LOC117785475 gene encoding potassium voltage-gated channel subfamily KQT member 1-like isoform X1, which yields MDPENDVYAFYDIRGFKGKCRPAGPIKSPQFLQPRMSLLGKPLNYNRGTHRRDARYRRMQSRLYNFLERPRGLHAIFYHVMVFLMVFTCLALSVFSTIKEYEEDAVYILFRMEIIVVIWFTMEFGARLWSSGCRSRYQGTLGRLKFIKQPFCIIDIITILASIVVLGMGTSGQVFATSALRGLRFFQILRMVRMDRRGGTWKLLGSVVYAHRQELITTMYIGFLGLIFASFLVYMWEKDVNDKFNNFAQALWWGVITLCTVGYGDMVPITWQGKLIASCCALLGISFFALPAGILGSGFALKVQQQQRQKHMIRRRQPAATLIQAVWRCYAADEHSVSVATWKIHQVALPSPPASSENWERLLKNITEYRRASSSFKHNTSFVARLPTIRRHKSQTIQAAGPDGSTLSKPPGSSRASTRYTRTIRDINASVENLEVVQNGKSMNPSFSEDSVAETTCLKNIKNSDASNQNLTHKSISLIHKLPADEDEEPRCTQLTNRHKIAIRFIRKLKYFVARRKFKEALKPYDVKDVMEQYAAGHVDLLGRVKMLHLRLDQILGKQGSKAKDVYASKISLASRVVKVERQVVDIEEKLDILIKAYMEDRDRFLALPLPANPKPKIHSISPSHSHNLHHTHNQNMIDVWKRTATLSVHPELVTTAASSAASSVDRLDANETALTSTQTMTITTDAIATQTPMPHTQHTATNTKSSVLNSYQLPPEKQQHNDVFMTELENRTKKRVTLSLHRSTSEPYSKHEQRINMPDEGAQSLDSSAKPTPPDSSIILIDEYEDFEEEDLNCEGEMEHFPSWEIDSDIGADGMDVDPDGDCDESTEDTALLHCATRTAIVITPISPVSSALNLQSLNDQTTTLNKSNLLPPDSG from the exons ATGGATCCCGAAAACGATGTTTACGCTTTCTACGATATTCGAGGTTTCAAGGG gaaATGTAGACCGGCGGGCCCAATAAAATCGCCACAATTTCTGCAACCGCGAATGTCGCTCCTGGGGAAGCCGCTCAATTATAATCGCGGCACACATCGCCGCGATGCGCGCTACCGACGGATGCAAAGTCGACTCTACAATTTTCTGGAGAGACCGCGGGGACTGCATGCAATATTCTATCATGTGATGGT TTTTCTGATGGTGTTCACATGCCTCGCACTGAGCGTGTTTTCGACCATCAAGGAATATGAGGAGGATGCcgtgtatatattatttcgCATGGAGATCATAGTTGTCATCTGGTTTACCATGGAGTTCGGGGCGAGACTTTGGTCATCGGGTTGTCGCTCGCGCTATCAGGGAACACTGGGTCGACTTAAGTTTATAAAGCAACCATTTTGTATTATAG ATATTATCACCATTTTAGCCTCAATTGTAGTATTAGGCATGGGCACCTCTGGCCAGGTGTTTGCCACAAGTGCGTTGCGTGGTTTGAGATTCTTTCAGATACTTCGCATGGTGCGCATGGATCGGCGTGGCGGCACTTGGAAGCTGCTCGGTTCGGTTGTATACGCACATAGACAG GAGCTCATCACAACTATGTATATTGGATTTTTAGGCCTAATCTTTGCATCATTCCTAGTTTACATGTGGGAGAAGGACGTCAATGACAAGTTCAACAATTTCGCCCAGGCGTTGTGGTGGGGCGTG ATTACGCTCTGTACCGTTGGCTATGGCGACATGGTGCCCATCACCTGGCAGGGTAAATTGATTGCCTCCTGCTGTGCCCTCTTGGGCATATCCTTCTTTGCGCTGCCTGCG GGTATTCTGGGCAGCGGTTTTGCGTTGAaggtgcaacaacagcagcgtcaGAAGCACATGATTCGGCGTCGTCAGCCTGCGGCAACACTCATCCAGGCCGTCTGGCGTTGTTATGCGGCCGATGAGCATTCCGTTTCGGTTGCCACCTGGAAGATACATCAGGTGGCACTACCAAGTCCGCCCGCATC TTCTGAAAACTGGGAGcgattattaaaaaacataacCGAATATAG ACGGGCCTCATCCAGTTTTAAGCACAACACATCCTTTGTGGCCCGCTTGCCGACCATAAGGCGTCACAAGAGTCAGACCATCCAGGCGGCTGGTCCCGATGGCTCCACGCTGTCTAAGCCACCCGGTTCATCGCGTGCCTCCACACGGTATACTCGCACCATTCGCGATATCAACGCATCTGTTGAGAATTTGG AGGTAGTACAAAATGGCAAATCCATGAATCCAAGTTTTAGCGAAGATTCAGTTGCTGAAACAacttgcttaaaaaatattaaaaattcagaCG CAAGCAACCAAAACCTAACGCACAAGTCAATCTCTCTGATTCACAAATTGCCCGcagatgaggatgaggagccGCGTTGCACGCAGCTGACAAATCGTCACAAGATCGCCATACGCTTTATACGCAAG CTCAAGTACTTTGTTGCACGTCGCAAGTTCAAGGAGGCATTAAAGCCCTACGATGTCAAAGATGTCATGGAACAATATGCGGCGG GTCACGTGGATCTGCTGGGACGCGTCAAGATGCTGCACTTGCG TCTAGATCAAATACTGGGCAAACAAGGCTCGAAGGCGAAAGATGTGTATGCATCCAAAATCAGCTTGGCCTCGCGTGTGGTTAAAGTCGAGCGGCAG GTGGTGGACATTGAGGAGAAACTGGACATTCTCATCAAGGCCTACATGGAGGATCGTGATAGATTCTTAGCGCTTCCATTGCCCGCAAATCCAAAACCCAAAATACATTCCATTAGTCCTAGTCACAGTCACAATCTGCATCATACACACAATCAAAACATGATCGATGTGTGGAAACGGACCGCAACTCTAAGCGTACATCCCGAGCTGGTCACGACGGCTGCATCCTCGGCAGCTTCATCTGTGGATCGGCTGGACGCCAATGAGACGGCGTTGACCTCAACGCAGACCATGACGATAACAACGGATGCGATTGCCACACAAACACCAATGCCGCATACACAGCATACAGCGACCAATACTAAG TCTTCCGTGCTTAACTCATATCAGCTACCGCCTGAGAAGCAACAGCACAATGATGTATTTATGACTGAATTAGAGAATAGAACTAAAAAACGCGTTACTTTAAG CCTGCATAGATCCACATCGGAGCCATATAGCAAACACGAGCAACGCATCAATATGCCAGATGAGGGCGCACAATCCTTGGATTCCAGTGCCAAGCCAACGCCGCCAGATAGTTCAA TTATACTCATTGATGAGTATGAGGATTTCGAGGAGGAGGATCTGAACTGTGAGGGCGAAATGGAGCATTTTccatcatgggaaattgacaGCGATATTGGCGCCGATGGCATGGATGTTGATCCAGACGGTGACTGTGATGAGTCCACTGAGGACACGGCTCTTCTACACTGCGCTACGCGCACCGCCATTGTTATAACACCAATTAGCCCA GTTAGCTCCGCACTCAATCTTCAAAGTTTAAATGACCAAACAACAACgcttaataaatcaaatttgcttCCGCCAGATTCTGGTTag